In Chitinophaga sp. HK235, a single window of DNA contains:
- a CDS encoding PepSY-like domain-containing protein, with amino-acid sequence MKKLTLIFCAVLITSGITFAQQKKSVKKTKTVAKKVEAPATVKSSFDQAFAGTTDAKWTKTSAGHWSVGFLKDNIQTTAEYDADGKWISTRSTYDAQTLPGSVAGTLKAKYPAATIKDGWKIERADVAAYYKVNIQDNGAEKAVLLNEAGTVTE; translated from the coding sequence GTGCAGTATTGATTACTTCCGGCATAACTTTTGCACAGCAAAAAAAATCAGTTAAAAAAACAAAAACCGTTGCGAAAAAGGTGGAGGCACCTGCAACCGTTAAAAGTTCTTTTGATCAGGCCTTTGCCGGAACTACAGATGCGAAATGGACCAAAACTAGTGCTGGTCACTGGAGCGTCGGTTTCCTCAAAGACAATATACAAACCACAGCAGAGTATGATGCAGATGGAAAATGGATATCCACCAGAAGCACCTACGATGCACAAACACTGCCGGGATCAGTGGCTGGTACACTGAAAGCAAAATATCCGGCTGCCACCATAAAAGATGGCTGGAAAATTGAAAGAGCAGATGTGGCTGCTTACTATAAAGTAAACATTCAGGACAATGGTGCAGAGAAAGCAGTGTTGTTGAACGAAGCCGGCACCGTCACTGAATAA